CATTCATGAGTGGGTCCTATCACATTAAATAGATTAGGATTCAAACTGACACTATAACATTCATGTGGGCTATGTTGGGCAGACAAGAACAAATCCAGTTTTTTTTATCAGCTGTTATAAAGCGAAAACATGACGTATTGGAGTCATTTTcctcctgccagaaaatgatctcaagccctctcttggtactgaaatgttttatttgtctTAAAATGGGTTGAGAACAGATTATATCCCATCCAGTCTCTAttaccagctgaaacacattgacatgggtaaatataagacatttcagtcgtttccctcctgccagaaaatgatctcAAGCCGAATcttggtaggcctactgaaatgttttatatgccTTAAAATGAGTTGAGAACATTCATGAGTATCAAATTACATGAATTATATCCCATCCAGTGTCTAttaccagctgaaacacattgacattggtaaatataagacatttcagtcgtttccctcctgccagaaaatgatctgAAGCCGAATCttggtactgaaatgttttatatgccTTAAAATGAGTGGATAACATTCATGAGTATCAAATTACATAGATTATAGCCCATCCAGTGTCTATTAccagctgaaacaccttcacatgggcaaatataagacatttcagtcgtttccctcctgccagaaaatgatctgAAGCCGAATCttggtactgaaatgttttatatgccTTAAAATGAGTGGAGAACATTCATGAGTATCAAATTACATAGATTATATATCCCATCCAGCAAACTCGGGTCTCCCGTATTACAGGTCTAATGCTGACCACCAAACCAACTGCTGGTTCCTGATTTTGATAGAATACATATATTTGTCTAAAAATGCGTGGAGAAAACATCCTGGTTAATAGAAGCaattcatttaattattttatttgcatcatGTAATACACAAAAGTTTTTCTCCCCGTAGTGAAAATATAGGCTGTTTGTAATTCATTTAGTCTATGTAAATTTATGACAATCATGAGGGCTTGGCGGAACCTTCTGATGGTAGGCCTACAGTTTCCGACAGATGGACTTCTCTGAAACACCGATCAAGTAAGCCTGACAGTTAGCCTGGTTCTTTATCAGGTCAGGTCGAACAGGTCAGTTTGGTCTGCTAAATTGCCATGGCTACTTAGTGGAGATTCCCCAAGTCACGTTAATGGAACGCAATTAAAGTAGGGAGGCTAAGATAAATAAGCCCGGCTTTGCCTTTAGGTTGGTTGAGGGACACCCCTTCGGTCTACTAAAAGATTGTCCTTAAATCTGTATAGGCCTATAATAAGACCAACATTTATATTCTTGGGGCCAGCATGCACTTCACAGATGGCAACTTCCAAATCTCAGCACATACTCTCCATAACATTCTAAACATGGCTGGATCAGTGCCACTTTTTCATCTCTGCTACCGAACATTTTTCCAGTTGTAATCCCTCGTTTAATACTTTGGCATTTAGAGCAAGCTATAATTAAACCTCCCCAACTTTAGTTTGCTCATCGCATGCCTCCTTCTGCAGAGGGCAGCCTAGTGCAGCGCACTGCAGCCGTTTAGGCTATGAAAAAGTATTCATCCAGAAGAAAATCTCTTCGCGTTTGCCGCATGTCAAAACCGATATattaaacgtaaaaaaaaaaaaaaatgtcagtCCTTTCCACAACaatcctttatttaaaaaaagtaacCTATACACAATGTTAAAGTTCTGAACCCCTGTTCCACCACCAGGTGTTTTGAGCACGAATGTGGACCAGACACGTCCCTTCGCACGCTCATCGACAGCCGCACTCGTCCACCACCATGTCCTGGTAGTGCCGCAGGACCACGTTGTCGTTGTTGTCGTAGTACAGCATGGAGATGGGCGAGAGACGGATGGGCACGCAGCATGGCTGCGGGGTCCCGCGTGGGTCCAGCGAGTGCACTAGGGTCTGCAAGATGGCGTGGTTGGTGCCGTTCAGGCTCTCGCTAAGCGGGAAGGGGCACTCGCCGTGGCAGTAGTTTGCCAGGTAGCCCTGCGGCGCGATGATCCAGTCCTGCCACCCCACGTCCTTGAAGTCGATGTAGAGGCGCCGAGGTTTGCACACGTTGCTGGGCGTCACGGGGAGGTGGACGGCGCTCCGCCGCCGTCTGGAGCGACACTGCTGGGGGTTGAGGGACACCGCCACCAGGGCGGCGTGGACCTCTGGCGGCGGCGCAGACACGGCCGCCGGCTGCAGCGGGAGAGTGTTCCCGGGGCGGAAGGGGAGTAGCTCCTCCTCCGGGTCATTTCTCGGCGGCTGCAGCGCCAGCACCAGGCCGTAGTTGCGGCCCGCCTTTCGCCAGGTCTCGGCCAGGGAGGTAAGGTCCAGTGTGAGTGAGGCGGGCTCGGGTCCAAGTGCCACCGACTGGGATAAAAGGAGCCTTCGGTTAGCCTCGTGGCTCGCGCCCCTCAGAGTGGTTCTAACTACTTTATACAGGGACACGTCGAGGGTCCGGGGCCCCAGGAAAAACTCCGGGGCCCTGAACACACCCCACTGAAACTTGACCTCCAGACGGGCCAGAGAGAGCTGCTCCACGGGCTGCAGGACCGACATGTTGAAGAACAGTTGCTTCTCCACGCAGTCCTGGCCGCCCCAGCAAGACACCGATCTGCCTGCAATACAGGAATTAGACAAAATAGACACAACATGAGGGCCTCCAAATTAGGGTGACAAGATTTCTGAAGTGAAAAACCAGGCATTTGTACTTTGGTGGTCCATATGTCAACTAAATATCTGATATTATCCGTTCACCCATTTCGGCCTCCAAATTGAAAAACTGACTTCGGTCGTTTGGTGTCAAATATGTAAAAATAGCTGCCATGTCGGAAACttcaaaaaaaatgaatttccGATTATTTTAATGGTATGTAGAATGCCCACTGTAGTATAATATTTGCAACTACATGCCAAATGGTTTAATGGCCCATTATGATGCGTTAGACGCataagcaagacaaaaaagtaaGCACCTTGAGactcaaaacaaatattaaagTAACCACAAAAGTAAACTCGCTTGTTTGAATTTTTATTGAAAGTCTGATTAATAGGCCAAAATGTTTTACCCTGGTCCTGCACGTATCGAATGATGTTTCCGCGCACGCCGTACTCGGACACCATGCACGACTCGCTTTCCTGGACCTCGTCGCCCTTACTCCTTTGAAACATCCGCCACAACATGGACGGAACCCGTCTGGAGGCTCCTGCGGCAGTCGGCCTGGTGGAGAGCCCGAGGGAATCTAAAAACAAACGCTCTCGAGAATCCACCTCCTCCACGTTAGTTAGGGCAAATGTGCCCGTAAATAAAACGCTTAAAAACACGAAACAAGTCATCTTTTCAAGAGGGGCATAGATTTGACTTATACGCACAATCGCGTCTCGCGGGGCAGAGATGCCTTTGTTTTTATTGCCATTTTAACTCCTGCACCGAGACGCAGGTGACTGAGTAGTGGCGTGATTGGCCGACAGGGCCAGCTATCTATTGGCACCATGGCGAGAGAGATATCTTATGCTAATTAGTGTCAGCCAGCACatggggggacagagagggttgGGGTTTCACTGGTGGCCCTTTgcgaaaaatatataatgtgtaaaaataaaattatctaaaatgtcttcattcataGCATTCATCCTAGTTAAACTGGATATGTTTGAATCAATTACACATATTAGTTATTCAATAAATGACATGAGTatcagttagggttaggattagtgTTGGGAGAAAGGTGGAACCTTTTACAAAGTTATTCGATATAAGAGAGAGTGATAGGTCCATGCCTGGTAccgacccgtgtgtgtgtgtgtgtgtgtggggggggggggggggggggggggggagagggggttagcatgtgtgtgttcgttagagagagagagagagagtttgggtcagtgtgtgtgtgtgtgtgtgtttgtgtatgcgccTGTGTGTTGGCTCACTTGACAACTCTTATCAGTATGAGCTCAACTCTCAGATATGCGGAGGCATTCCGGAGGGTTCTCTGTATCTGCAGCCGTGGGAGACTGGTACGGGGGACCGCTCCATCCCCCATGGTGCCTCTGGGCCGCTATAAGGACCACCCCAACCACCCCTCAAATATGGTCAGAGTTGTGGGGGTTTAAAACACTGCCAACACATACAATAtactcaatgtgtgtgtgtgtgtgtgtgtgtgtttgggggagtgggggagtgggggggggggggggtgttggggtaatacacagagagagagagagggagagatagactttgagagcagtagagagacagacacagaaagagagggagaccaaGGGAAAAACAGAAGGTGGCACATCGTAGCTGTGGTAGCAGTTATCTGGCAGCAGTGGAGTAAAAGTGCAGGACAGCCCTGTCGTCCGTGTGGGGTTTAGGAGCCTCAAGCACTGCTTGACCACGACACAGAGTAGAGCAGCAGAGTAGAGTCAATGTAGAGCAGGATTCTACCTTTTGGTCGATCCCAAATAACCATTCTGGAGTCTCATGGATTCCAGAAGAGTGACATGCTGGTGAGATAAGttttggtgtttttgtgtgtgtgtgtgtgtgtgtgtgtgtgtgtgtgtgtgtgtgtgtgtgtgtgtgtgtgtgtgtgtgtgtgtgtgtgtgtgtgtgtgtgtgtgtgtgtgtgtgtgtttgtgtgtgtgtgggggggagatcTAAAGAGATATTATGTatagttgtgtgttttttttgcagtgctttgttttggtgtctgtgtatgagttacatggacacacacacacacaaactcaatcaTTCCCTGTGCTGTAGTTGGGCCTGGGCTCTCTGTATTCTGTGGATTGCAGCAGCAGATCGGCCATTATCCGTCCCCATAGCAAAGGTCTTCACAGGCATGGCTGACCGCCTCACTTTCACCCCAGAACCTCACAGCACTGCCCACACTGTTGTAGGCTCCAGGTGAGTTCATAGTTCTTTGCTCATTTTGTAAATATATGCCGAATGATTGTTTTTGTGTTATGTGCTAGTtctccaaaaaaagaaaaagtagtTGCACTTGATTCATCCATTTCTGACTTTAAGTTAACTTGAAGATTTGACTGATTAGACGCCTGCTTCTTTGCCTGTTTGTTTATGTCTAGAGTGTTTGAAAGTGCCCCTGGAGCGCCTGCGTTCTACACCACAGAGTCTGCATCAATACCTGCCGGCGCGAGCGTAGCATCTACCGTTAGCGCAAAGGGGCCGACTGCACCCCCCGGGCGAGTGGTTCCGTCAGAAGCCCCTCTGGCTCTGTCAACACCACCTTACACGCTGTCCCCCCGACCCATGGGTACAACCATGATCCAGCAACCTGCGAGCCCCAGCCCCACACAGGGCCCCACCAGCAGAGAGGAGATTACTCCATCTGCTTACGGACCTCCAGCCACCCCATCCAGGAGCTCCACTCTACTCACACCAAGAAACAGCAGCAGCTCCCCCCCGCCGGCAGGAGAGAGGAGCCAACAGGAACCCGCTGTGGAGCCGAGTACAGGGCCCCAGACGGCGCCGGCTCCTCTGTGTGACTACGACCAGTGTGTCCATCTGCAGAGGCCCTGCCCCGAGCTCCAGCAGCTCCGGGGCTGGCCCTGCAGGTGCCCGGCCCAGAGCAACGCCGCCCCCGCAGGGACCCCAGGCCCGGTGGTGGCCCTGGAGGTGACGAGGGCGTGGCCGACGTCCGCCAGCGTGCGCTGGTGCGCCCCGGACTCGCCGCTGAGCGCGTTCCGGGTGTGGGTGCTGCGCGGCGACGGGAGCGCGGTGAGCAACGGCAGCGTGGGCCCGCGGACCCGGCAGACGGACGTCTTCGGCCTGTCGGCGGGCGGACGCGCGTACCGCGTGTGCGTGAGCGCGCAGAGCGCGGCGGGCGCGCTGTCGCACGCGCGCTGCGTGAGCGTCGCCACCCCCGTGGACGCGGGGGCCGTCGCCGCGCACGTTCTGTCGGGGGCCTGCGGCGTCCTGCTGCTGGCGGCCGTGGTGCTGAGCCTGTGTCTGTACCGCCAGtgccagaggaggaggggcgagGCGTCGCGTGCTGAACCCACCACGCACCTCCTCCCCGCGGCGCACGCCTTCCAGGACCAGCGCCCGTTATGCAGCATGGTGTCCATCGCCAACCCCGCCTACACGCCCGCTAGTGAGCAGAGAGCGCCCGCGGCTGACCAGGGCGCCCACAGAGCGCCTGCCAAGAAATCAGCCAACGCGAGATAGGTTCTTGGGATTGTGGTTATTGCAGTTgggtcttttttctttcttgttaTATTCACGCCTGCACTATGTAACTTTATACCGCAGCTATTTACTGCATCAAATACCCGAACTGGAGGGTTTGTCATAAATAAAACGCACCCATCCACGAGTCAATCcatctgtattatattattattattattatttcaactATACCTGCAGCTACAATCCAAGCCGCCAGAGGCTGCTAATTGACAAACATCGTGCTGGTTTATATCCATGGTTTATAAATCTACTAGATGGAGATTTGTTTTTCacaattattttttcttatttgagTCAGTAGTTGATATATTATCTGCATATTTTGCAGGTAAAAACTACCATACAGAACTACCTTTGAGTCAAATACTAACAATAGCATTtcttttattaaaatatgaTAAATGAATGAAGTAAAATTATATCTGAACTGCCCGTTTTCGCCCAAAAATATCACCATCCCAAAAACAGCTTCGGGAGGGCAGCGAACCAAAGCTAAAGGTTAACTAACAAGTTCTTGGTTTGGAAAGTTTAGGGATATTGTTTGTGTCGGGTTGAATACATGTACTCTTACTGTTTAGACCTCACTGCTGTAAGGTTAGGCCAGGTGTAGAAGTTGGGCTATGGAAATTGACTACAGATGTTTATTGTTTCATATAGCGTGA
The window above is part of the Gadus morhua chromosome 20, gadMor3.0, whole genome shotgun sequence genome. Proteins encoded here:
- the LOC115533293 gene encoding leucine-rich repeat neuronal protein 4 isoform X1 yields the protein MDSRRVTCCSWAWALCILWIAAADRPLSVPIAKVFTGMADRLTFTPEPHSTAHTVVGSRVFESAPGAPAFYTTESASIPAGASVASTVSAKGPTAPPGRVVPSEAPLALSTPPYTLSPRPMGTTMIQQPASPSPTQGPTSREEITPSAYGPPATPSRSSTLLTPRNSSSSPPPAGERSQQEPAVEPSTGPQTAPAPLCDYDQCVHLQRPCPELQQLRGWPCRCPAQSNAAPAGTPGPVVALEVTRAWPTSASVRWCAPDSPLSAFRVWVLRGDGSAVSNGSVGPRTRQTDVFGLSAGGRAYRVCVSAQSAAGALSHARCVSVATPVDAGAVAAHVLSGACGVLLLAAVVLSLCLYRQCQRRRGEASRAEPTTHLLPAAHAFQDQRPLCSMVSIANPAYTPASEQRAPAADQGAHRAPAKKSANAR
- the LOC115533293 gene encoding leucine-rich repeat neuronal protein 4 isoform X2; translated protein: MDSRRVTCCWAWALCILWIAAADRPLSVPIAKVFTGMADRLTFTPEPHSTAHTVVGSRVFESAPGAPAFYTTESASIPAGASVASTVSAKGPTAPPGRVVPSEAPLALSTPPYTLSPRPMGTTMIQQPASPSPTQGPTSREEITPSAYGPPATPSRSSTLLTPRNSSSSPPPAGERSQQEPAVEPSTGPQTAPAPLCDYDQCVHLQRPCPELQQLRGWPCRCPAQSNAAPAGTPGPVVALEVTRAWPTSASVRWCAPDSPLSAFRVWVLRGDGSAVSNGSVGPRTRQTDVFGLSAGGRAYRVCVSAQSAAGALSHARCVSVATPVDAGAVAAHVLSGACGVLLLAAVVLSLCLYRQCQRRRGEASRAEPTTHLLPAAHAFQDQRPLCSMVSIANPAYTPASEQRAPAADQGAHRAPAKKSANAR
- the gdf3 gene encoding protein DVR-1, whose translation is MTCFVFLSVLFTGTFALTNVEEVDSRERLFLDSLGLSTRPTAAGASRRVPSMLWRMFQRSKGDEVQESESCMVSEYGVRGNIIRYVQDQGRSVSCWGGQDCVEKQLFFNMSVLQPVEQLSLARLEVKFQWGVFRAPEFFLGPRTLDVSLYKVVRTTLRGASHEANRRLLLSQSVALGPEPASLTLDLTSLAETWRKAGRNYGLVLALQPPRNDPEEELLPFRPGNTLPLQPAAVSAPPPEVHAALVAVSLNPQQCRSRRRRSAVHLPVTPSNVCKPRRLYIDFKDVGWQDWIIAPQGYLANYCHGECPFPLSESLNGTNHAILQTLVHSLDPRGTPQPCCVPIRLSPISMLYYDNNDNVVLRHYQDMVVDECGCR